The Heptranchias perlo isolate sHepPer1 chromosome 18, sHepPer1.hap1, whole genome shotgun sequence genomic interval gacaggttagccacggaaaacagtaggtcccagtatgctgaatgcacattgtgtcaaattacatagacagagagaaagagacccaaaaggcagagagagagaatattaaaaaccgataacttttttttccccttgctggtggggttacgtgtagcgtgacatgaacccaagatcccggttgaggccgtcctcatgggtgcggaacttggctatcaatttctgctcgacgattttgcgttgtcgtgtgtctcgaaggccgccttggagaacgcttacccgaagatcggtggctgaatgtccttgactgctaaagtgttccccgactgagagggaaccctcctgtctggcgattgttgcgcggtgtccgttcatccgttgtcgcagtgtctgcatggtctcgccaatgtaccatgctccggggcatcctttcctgcaatgtatgaggtagacaacgttggccgaatcacaggagtatgaaccatgtacctggtgggtggtgtcctctcatgtgatggtggtatccgtgttgatgatctggcatgtcttgcagaggttgccgtggcagggttgcgtggtgtcgtggaccctgttctcctgaaagctgggtaatttgctgcgaacgatggtctgtttgaggttgggtggctgtttgaaggcgagtagtggaggcgtggggatggcctcagcgaggtgttcgtcatcatcgatgtcatgttgaaggctgcggagaacatggcgtagtttctccgctccggggaagtactggacgacgaagggtactctgttggttgtgtcccgtgtttgtcttctgaggaggtcgatgcgattcttcgctgtggcccgtcggaactgtcgatcgataagtcgagcgtcatatcccgttcttacgaggctAACCTgtgctaacctgtttgaacaccaacgacaccttttgattggtgtgatggtgtcccagcctaatataagatatgcgatttgagaacctcttattcactcactcacctgacgaagggaataatctccgaaagtttgtgattttaaaataaaattgttggactataacctggtgttgtaagattccttacatttgtccaccccagtccatcaccggcatctccacatcggaaGTACTGATGAGGCAGAGGGTTATGTGGTTTCAATAGTGTTGCAAGGGCGATTCAGTGGTGTCAGAATATtggagggggcgggggttgggggtgCTCTTGGGTGTTCAGGAAGGGATTGTGTGTACTGAGAGTGGTGTGTTGGGCTTGTGGAAGTGGTGGGAGGGTGCCTTGGGGTGTGGGAGAGAGGCTTGCTGGGTGAGGATCATGGGTGTTTCCTACTAAGAACAGCTCTACAGTGGTGTTCGCTGTCATGACCTGGAAGCTAGCTATAAATTTTTCCAAGTGCTTATGGTGCTTTTTACTTTGTAATGTCACTTCACTTCCACTCATATTTCACCATACTGTTATAACACAAGACTGCTTGTATTGTAATGGAGATTGTTGCATCAGTGTATTGACCAGCCCAGACAAGCAGTGAACAGAGGTTTCATGTGACTATACTGAGAACTTGCATTGTAATTTTGTTTTGTCAGATAATGGCACGTGCAAGTAGTTTCGGCAAGCGGTACCTCAAGGCCTTTGTTAGTGGTTTCTTTGTCGCTGTTCCGGTTACTGTGACATTTCTGGATCGTGTGGCATACATTGCAAGAGTGGAGGGTGCTTCAATGCAGGTACAGTACACAAGTTTTGTTATGCAACAAGAACAGGCAAGTTGTGACTAACCAATGAAATGGAGCATTTTGCTTCTGTGCAACGACATCATTTCACTGCCATTCTGATCAATTGAAGCTGTTTCACGTGGATTCCGTTCTCAGTGTGCTGCACACGCAGAAGTTCAATGCTTGAATGCAAAGGATGTGCTGTAATATAGTTTGTTCTGTCACTTTTGACCACTGATGACTTACTTCCATCTCGGAGCACTTGGGCTTCAGTTGTGGGAACCGAGAGCCCTAAAGGAATGTAATTACTGTCGCTGCAGTTGATTAGTTTTGtggaaatatatataaaaaaagtttattttgaaaaatGTATACGTGTATAAAAGGAGGCTAGTTGCCGAGTAACTGCCTAATTAATCACACTATTCCATGAATACCCTATACGTAACCTACACATTTGTTAACATTTTTTCTAATGTTATGATGGCATGAGCTTGTAGCATGTTCTGTCACTATGGCTATGAAGTTGCTGATGGGATTTAGCATTTTCTCCTACCCAGtgtaaaacataggaacaggagtaggcttttagcccctcgagcctgttccgccattcaatgagatcatggctgatttgtgatttAACTCCATATTCTTGCCTTagccccttaatacctttggttaacaaaaatctatcaatctcagattttaaatttaacaattgagctagcatcaactgctgtttgtggaagagttcCAGACtactaccactctttgcgtgtagaagcgttttctaacttcactcctgaaagtcctgcctctaatttctaggctatgtcccctggtcctagactctccaactagcggaaatagtttctctctatctaccctatcagttccccttaatatcttgaaaactttgatcaaatcaccccttaatcttctaaattccagggactacaaccctaatttgtgtaatctctcctcataattgaacactgggagtccaggtatcattctagtaaatctacgctgcactccctctgaggccagtatatccttcctaaggtatggtgcccagaactgaacacagtactccaagtgtagtctaaccagggctttgtatagctgtagcataacttttacCCCCTTGCATTCCAGttctctagatatgaaggccagcattccattagcctttttgactattttgacattttaatgatctatgtgcatggcccctaagtctctttggacctccactgttgcgagcttttcaccatttagaaagtactctgatctatccttgttgggtccaaagtggatgaccttacacgtgcctacattgaaatccgttagccacagttttgcccattcacttaatctattaatatctttctgtaattttatgcttccatctacactgcttacaatgctgcttttctttgtatcatcggcaaacttggatatgtggctctctatcccgtcatctaagccattaataaatacagtgaatagttgaggccccaacacagatccctgtgggcaccactagtcacatcctgccaatttgagtatttgcccattatccctactctctgaatcctgctgctcagccaatttcctaaccaggtcaataatttgccctcaattccatgagcctttatctAACAGTCTCTCAcgggggactttattgaatgccttctggaagtccatataaacaacatctgtAGATATTCCCCTGCccgctactttagtcacctcttcaaaatacTGTCTCCACAAGCCCTTACTCCTTCAGTCATTGGAACCCTATCCTGATCAGTCCCACTTTTCTGCAGCTTCAGATGTGCATTTGGGTGTTTATGCAGTGCTGGTTGGTATGAGTAAATTTGGTCACACAACTTTGTTCTGAGCAGGTGAACCTAATGTACCAAATAACTGATATTGTAGTGTGCTCTGGATGAACAATAAACTCCCGATGCTCCTAATAAGCTCACTTGCACTCTCCTGGTCTCACTGACTGATGGACAAAGAACGTTCTGAGAGACTGTCTATCTTAGGCTATAAATTAGGACTCGCTTGGAGCACACATCTGTGAAGAAAAACTTTAAAGCTTAAATTCACCGTATTTCCCGTAACCTCAGATTGCTCAACTGCCTGGTGAACCCATCTGAAGACTAAACTGGGTCAAAAAAGATCAAAAATGCATCTTTCGAAATTAAATGTAACCGTCAATCACAGGGTTCAAAGGCAACAAGCTGGTCTCCCAGAAACGTGTCGTTAGCCATATTGTTTCAGGAAAATGCCAAACCAAGAACCTTCCTTGTCGGGCCTCTGATAGAACAAACTAATGGtatgcttttttttctctctctcaaataTTCTCTCAACCCTACATATCACTTTTTTTAGTTGCCTCCCATAATATGGTTGGTGCTCCTCAGAAGTTTCCTTTCCTGTTCCTTCTAAGCTACCAATACTTCATCCTATGCACTCAGACTCCAACCTATATCCTCACTGTGGTAAAAGCAAGACTCAGTCCGCTACTCTAACTTTTCAGACTTTAGAActcaagcttggcatcacctaatcactaaGTTCctgcttcacttttttttttactgtttccaaCCTTGGTCATGTCTTGCAGTATCGACCTTGCCTTTTTGACTTGGCatctcaattttttaaaaaaagctcaatGGAATGCCTACAATGAAATAAAAGAGTGACTCTTTATGTAGATTAAAACTCAACCATATTGGCTTTTTCTTGATGCAACAGTGAAAACAAATTACAATCTACATAGAACAGACAGACACAGTTAAAATCATCCTAATTAAAGAGGAGAATTAATGGTCTACCCTTTCACACAGAAAGTCTTCATCTTGTATTCAAGGTCAAGTACTACCCAAGTTAGGTCCAGTGCAAATCATCCTCTACTTTTCTCCAACAATGTCTGTTGATCCCAAACTTTCGAAGACAAGGTCTTTGTGACCAGTGTCACATGTATATTTTTACACCAGCCACCCTTCATGGCTTCTATGAGATAAACCGTCAATTAATGCAGATCTATGGGCAGTTTTATTTTGTGTACTAGCCCCACTTAATTGAGACAACCCAAACCCTTGACAGAAAGACAATTCACATCTTTGTTTTGAGTTGGATTGaaatccaggtcccagaggtgaaaagaccTCCAATGCATTGTGTAACCCAATGCTGTCCTCTTTCCTTACTCTTCTCCCAATTCCGTTTGAATTATTTTAGAGTTACTATATAGTGACTACTTTCAAGTAGGTTTTCATAACCTTCAAACTTGCAACTGCACTTCATGGGCCACTCCAGTTGTTATTTTTGCCATGTGGCTTCCTAGCATAAAAGCTGCGCATGTGACCTTTGTGTTTAGTTCATCACATATTACGGAAGGATTTTACTGCATTTGAATTTGAGGTTTTGCTCCTAGTAGTTTTGATAATCCAGTGAATTTTTGTGCAATTTTTGTAGCCCCTGTAGTACTTTGTTGAGAGAGATTTGCTGCTATTTTTCACTTAAATAACTGAAAAGCCTTGAAGGATGTACTGAACTATTTGCATCTAGTTGTCGAGGCTGTATTATTTGGGCAAAATAAAGATAGTTCAGCATTGGTCACTGACTTGTGCTATAACTGACCAGGAATACTTAGTGTTATTCCTGACAGTAAGGTATTCAATTATCTAGCTTCAAATGACAGGTCAGATATCACCAACATGCTTTCAGCCTAAGGTATAAGCACTGGTAGCTTCTGAAAAAAATAGCCTGAGTGCAGTTACAGTGATTAATCCTTTGTGTACTGCATAATCTTGACCGCTTTGAAAATAATGCATGTTTACTCTTGCATAAAACTGCAAGAATGTCAAGTTTTCCCACAAAAGATATTTTATGTGAGGATGTAAGCTGGTGAAATATTTGAGATAACTATTTGTTCCATTTATAGCAACATGAATTTGAATTAAATATGTTTACAATGAATGTTGTGGAATAATATACATTCCTAAGACATATAGAATTGTCAGAAGTCATAAGTATGAATGCTGGTAGACAATTCAGAGATTTGTCCATAGGTTTGAAGTCAGTTGGGTTATACTAAGGGCTGAACAGCTTTCATTCCCCAAATTATCAAGCTAGGCAGTTGTGTGTTCAATAATCAACAGTCCATTTTATAAACTAAAGGTGCTTGAACTCTTTTGTGAGTTCACACACAATTCCATTTACACCAAATAAATGCAATGAAGAATAGTTCGATATGCACTTTGTTCCTCAAGTAAGGACGACCTCAGTCACAACCAGTGAATGATGCAATTATGAATGGATTATCAAATTCTTAGACATCAGAAGAAGAgattgttctccacctcctgccccttttttgtattttgtttaaaaaaacctGCTAAAACTTTAAACCCATAAACTACCTTAATATGCATATATTTGTGGAAACATAACATTTCTTTTTCATTATTACAGGCCAGCTGCAGTAATTTCAAAGATAACTTCCTGGATTATGATTTCATAGAGTTCAACTCCAGTGAAATAACTCGAGCATTATTCTGTAGTTTGTGGTGTTAGCTGGCACCAATAAATAATAACTTTATATCCCTAACTGTCGCTTTGATTAGAAGATGCAATTATAGGATTGTGTTTTATCTCTCTACTGATCACCTGCTTTCATAGTTTGAATGTTGAATGGTATATATGTCTGTGCATTTTGAAAAGCAAATGAATGCCAAAGTAATTTACCAGAAAATAATTTGCAATGCCAGCAGATGACTTTGATGTATTCTACACCTTaaaagaatgatgtggagatgccggtgatggactggggttgacaattgtaaacaattttacaacaccaagttatagtccagcaattttattttaaattcacaagctttcggaggctacctccttcctcaggtgaacgatgtggaaatgaagtcctcgaaatgaaatcgcatttataattcacagaacaatgcttggtgattacagacagttttttcaactgcccgttgccaaggcaatcagtgtgcagacagacaggtgttacctgccaggtctcagaatatacaaatcaccaaaaaaaacaacaaacaaaaaaaaacagagatagagaggtagaaacatagaaaagacagcaactgacccgttatattaaaaacagataacatttgttcgctggtggggtaacgtgtagcgtgacatgaacccaagatcccggttgaggccgtcctcatgggtgcggaacttggctatcaatttctgctctacgattttgcgttgtcgtgtgtctcgaaggccgccttggagtacgcttacccgaaggtcggtggctgaatgtccttgactgctgaagtgttccccgactgggagggaaccagaccttcaaagcatcctacgcactctcatcccacgtaatccccgcgtgggagacttctactgcctcccaaagatacacaaagccaacacacctggacgtcctatcgtatcaggcaacggaaccctgtgtgagaacctctctggatacatcgagggcatcctgaaacccatcgtacagggaacccccagcttctgtcgcgacactacagacttcctacaaaaactcagtacccacggaccagttgaaccaggaacacttctcaccacgatggacgtctcggcactatacaccagtatcccccacgatgacggcatcgctgcgacagcatcaatactcaacaccaacaacagccaatctccggacgccatcctacaactcatccgcttcatcctggatcacaatgtcttcaccttcgataaccagttctttacccaaacacacggaacagccatggggaccaaattcgcaccccaatacgccaacattttcatgcacaagttcgagcaggacttcttcactgcacaagacctccaaccaacactatacaccagatacatcgacgacattttctttctatggacccacggcgaggaatcactgaagagactacacgataacatcaacaagttccatcccaccatcaagctcaccatggactactcctcagaatcagtttctttcttggacacacgaatctccatcaaagacgggcacctcagcacctcactctaccgcaagcccacggacaacctcacgatgctccacttttccagcttccaccctaaccacgtcaaagaggccatcccctatggacaggccctgcgaatacacagggtctgctcagacgaggaggaacgcgatggacacctacagacgctgaaagacgccctagtaagaacgggatatgacgctcgactcatcgatcgacagttccgacgggccacagcaaaaaatcgcatagacctcctcaggagactaacacgggacgcaaccaacagagtaccctttgtcgtccagtacttccccggagcggagaaactacgccatgttctccgcagccttcaacatgtcatcaatgacgacgaacacctcgctatggccatccccacacctccactactcgcctttaaacagccacccaacctcaaacagaccatcgttcgcagcaaattacccagctttcaagagaacagcgtccacgacaccacacaaccctgccgcggtaacctctgcaagacatgccagatcatcgacacagataccaccatcacacgagaggacaccacccaccaggtgcatggttcatactcctgtgactcggccaacgttgtctacctcatacgttgcaggaaaggatgccccggagcatggtacattggcgagaccatgcagacactgcgacaacggatgaacggacaccgcgcaacaatcgccaaacaggagggttccctcccagtcggggaacacttcagcagtcaaggacattcagccaccgaccttcgggtaagcgtactccaaggcggccttcgagacacacgacaacgcaaaatcgtagagcagaaattgatagccaagttccgcacccatgaggacggcctcaaccgggatcttgggttcatgtcacgctacacgttaccccaccagcgaacaaatgttatctgtttttaatataacgggtcagttgctgtcttttctatgtttctacctctctatctctttttttttgtttgttgttttttttggtgatttgtatattctgagacctggcaggtaacacctgtctgtctgcacacttattgccttggcaacggcagttgaaaaaactgtctgtaatcaccaagcattgttctgtgaattataaatgcgatttcatttcgaggacttcatttccacatcgttcacctgaagaaggaggtagcctccgaaagcttgtgaatttaaaataaaattgctggactataacttggtgttgtaaaattgtttacaattaaaagaaTGAGATATTGATGGGAAGAATAGCTCAAACAGCAGGCTTTCCTTTATATATAGCTAACACATGGGCAGCAGAATTGTTATTTTTTTCAATCAGTCCAGATGTGATCCTGCAGTTTGATTTGTAGTTAAACCCACCTAGTTGTGTTTTTAATTTCTTACACACGTTAATATCCAATTTCACACTCAGGTGGCCATTAAAACTACCACCTAACAAGATACACGGTTCATTCATCCTGCCTTGCTGTTTCTGCACTGAATTGTGACTTTTTGTCATTCATTAATCTTTTTACCTTCCCTGCAGCTTTAACACCCTAGTAGCTACCTTCATGGAGGTAGTGGAAACAGCTTTGCAGTTGGCAGAACATTTCATTGTGGTTGCACCTAGTCAGAGCACTCTTGCTTATTACCAGTACTTCATGCTGATCTCCCATTTTTCGCACTGCTGAGAGCCTTTCATAAAGACTTAATCATTTCAGACATACATTGGAccactttttaaattgaattcaccaattttttaatatatatatatatattggatCTTTGTATCTTTGTTCATAGGATTGTTCATTGTTTTTTAAAAGAAGTTTTGAAAATATTAAGTAGGTAAGTTTTTAATTATTGATAAATTGGGACTGCCCAAGTGGCCTAGAGTCTGAAACTATAAATAAACTAGAAAAAAGTTTTATTGTTATCCCAAATTAATACAAAATCTGGTTTGTTTTGGGTTACAAAACCATTTATTTAGAAAGGACCAAAGACTTGCAAAACTTTTCAATTTAATTTCAATATTTTCTTAAGATTGTGCTAGCATTCACATAATATTATTCAACATTGCTGTTTCCCTTTTTAAGTAAGTTTGAGATGTATGAGAAAATCAAAGAAATAATTCATTAAGTATTTATCAGCATATTAGTCCCAGCAGCCCAGTAAATCTTTGCACCTTCAAGTATAACATCTTTTTTCTTCAGGGGGTCTCTTAAGGATTAGAATGAATACATTTCCTACTTTGTGATTATTTTACATGTTTTATTTATTGTGTTATATGTGCATAAGTTACACTTCCAGTTTTTGACACTTCTATCTTCTGAATTCTCAGCCATCATTAAACCCTCCAGGAGGAACCTCATGTGATGTAGTGCTTTTAAACCGATGGAGTGTTAGGAACTATGAAGTGCAGCGAGGAGACATTGTATCTCTGGTGTAAGTAACACATCTAGTTGGTTTCATTGAAATGTATGTTTTTCTTAACCACTCAATTTTGAAAATGTGCATTAATTTTTATTATTGGCATTCAGTGTTTGTTAAAAAGCTCTCCTTATAGTACAATCTTGTGGCTGACATTGAAGATTTTAATTCATGGATTCTTTAAAAGAACCAATTTGTTaaggtttttgatttttttttgtgtgtgattGGTTAATTTTTGTTTACTGGACTGGATCTGCTTCTTGTGGTGATTCATTATAAAATGTCACCCAGTTATGAAAATGATAGATTGCACAAAGCAGCACATAAATCTAAGTTTAGGTTTGCTCTAATAGTTTTTGTTTTTGTGCACTCAGTAGATTTTCTTGGCCATGTGGCATTTTGTGAATGGAACAATCATGAAACAGAAAGAAAGTGAActtaattaattttattttaaagccaCCCTTCGTACTTTCCCTTTCTCCTCTTGCAGGGTCTCACCTCTGAGGGTGGGACAAAACATGATGCCATCTTCTCCATGACCTCTAGGAATTACATCATTTGATTAGCTTGCAGAACACGTTGTCACTGGATGAAGTGGATACTGTCAGTTTTTCCTGTCCTAATAATGTAGATATAAGAttcacaaataataaaaaaaatccttttaatTGTCAACTTGAGTGACATAATCCTCAGCTATCTAACTCGAAAGTGAATACCAAATTAGAttggtcactttttaaaaaaaattgtgacagTGGAGTAAAACCAATTATTGTCATATTGTGTCATAATGAGAGTTTTTGCTAAATAAATTGGACTGACGAAGGGGCTAAGTTTGTATTGAACTCGACCTTTAGCCCTGAACAGATAAATATGGGTTTTGCTTATAGTTTTAAACTTCAATGTAGTGCTTGTGTAATTGTGCTCTTGGTTTGACACACACCAATTGAGTTGTGTAATGTGATTAAATTGAGCTACTTAAGAATGTGTTATTCTGCTGGAGGGgagattaatgttttttttaatcttcctTGTCAATTTTCTCTGTCAGTTTACTCCCTTCCCCTATTTCCTGAAAACATAGACTCCTTGCTGGGTTACAGTTTTGTGGGCGCTGGGTACTTTCCAATAGCTTGCCAAAATGGCCATTATCTATATATGAGCCTTGATGGTaaatgtcagcaagctattcaaaCCTGGGAGTAGGGTGGCTATCACAGCTAAGCCCAATCCTGCTCTAACCTGACATCCATATGCATACACTCTCTTCTGACATGGGTCATTTAGTGATGAGCAATGGGAACGCTGACTAATAGTATTAATTTTTGTGTGGAAGACTATACTAATTTAAATTTCTAAATTAAAattgaaccagactattcgcaacctcggtgtcctatttgaccctgagctcagCTTCCAATCTCATCATAAAGACTGCCTActgccacctctgtaacattgcctgtctccacacctgcctcagcccatctgctattgatgccctcatccatgcttttgtcacctccaggcatCCATGTGATGTTTCCAGGCATCCCatcctgcaccctccataaattgagctcatccaaaactctgctgcctgtatcctattccATACCAAGTCGAActcatccatcatccctgtgctcgctgaccttcgttggcttccagtcccccaacacTTCTAATTTAGAattcaaatctcttcatggcctcatccATCTCAATCCCTCatgcagccttacaaccctccgagaactctgcattcctccaactctgacctcttacgcatcccccactttcttcgctccaccattggtggatgagtcttcagctgtccaggccctaaacgctggaatttccttcctaaacctctatgcctctccatttctctcccatccttttaaaaccctccttaaaatctgtctctttgaccaagtttttagtcgtGCCTCCTAATAaattctttggctcgatgtcagtttttgtctgattacgcttctatgAAGTTTTCCTATCTTAAGGGCACTTCATAAAAGCTAATTGTTGTTGTAACTTAATACTGACCTCTATTTGTGAAAATTATGCAGAAGTTGCACTTTGTGCCTCTATCCTTTATATTACTGACTAGGGAGTGTTGGCTGCTCTGAGCAGCAATAGTGGTGCCAAGTCAGCATCTTAGAATATGGATGTTGAGTTCCTGATGGCACAGCCATTTAAGTGAGCCTGAATCAGTCAATGAATAAATTAGGTGAACCACCATGCACTAGTATTCAAGAGAAGGCTGACATGTAGAGATATTGCTAGTGGTGTAAAGGAATGAAGTTGATTTATATGTTTTGGTtgatataaaaattaaacatgCCAGTATGTTAATTCAAATAAAACTTCTCCCTTCTATTTAATTAGGCAGTACTTCACTGACTGAGTTTAATTTTCTTGTCACAAAGAATTGACCTGCTCTGTTGCTTTCTCTGCTGCACTCTTAATTGAGATACAGAGTGGAAGCCTGGGAAACATTTATTTGCTGAGCAGCCAACGTATTCGTGACTAGAATTTAGCAATTACTAAGAAGCCAATTTGTCATCAGAAAAATAGAATTGAAAGtgcagaaactttttctttagcatTTGGTTTACTTGACTTCTGCTTTGTGTGCTTTCTACCTTAGTTTTATT includes:
- the immp2l gene encoding mitochondrial inner membrane protease subunit 2 isoform X3, yielding MARASSFGKRYLKAFVSGFFVAVPVTVTFLDRVAYIARVEGASMQPSLNPPGGTSCDVVLLNRWSVRNYEVQRGDIVSLVVSPLRVGQNMMPSSP
- the immp2l gene encoding mitochondrial inner membrane protease subunit 2 isoform X2, coding for MARASSFGKRYLKAFVSGFFVAVPVTVTFLDRVAYIARVEGASMQPSLNPPGGTSCDVVLLNRWSVRNYEVQRGDIVSLVLPCDANDVAYSGTGCLQK